One window from the genome of Crassostrea angulata isolate pt1a10 chromosome 2, ASM2561291v2, whole genome shotgun sequence encodes:
- the LOC128173786 gene encoding uncharacterized protein LOC128173786 — MPGLSFHPHAGSSPVNRHSPGISSATGEGMKLAGLSALSLVAADDGTDSSLHGPFHQRCTGSSSTISITGEMGNDEWTVITLQLSDAFRSPSLFVFNGGLWRNGCSGAFMCGAAWNGVFPIALKVALLYRASPSTLLGVLASPHFSLSS; from the exons ATGCCAGGCCTCTCTTTTCATCCCCATGCTGGTTCCAGTCCAGTGAACCGTCACAGTCCGGGAATTTCT tccGCGACAGGAGAAGGAATGAAGTTGGCAGGACTTTCCGCACTGTCCTTGGTAGCAGCTGATGATGGAACGGACAGCAGTTTACATGGCCCGTTTCATCAAAG ATGCACTGGAAGCAGCAGCACTATCTCCATCACTGGTGAAATGGGAAATGATGAGTGGACAGTCATCACTTTGCAGCTCTCTGATGCATTCCGCAGCCCAtctctttttgtctttaatggtgGTCTCTGGAGGAATGGTTGCAGTGGAGCCTTCATGTGCGGGGCAG cTTGGAATGGTGTTTTCCCTATCGCACTGAAGGTGGCATTGTTATACCGGGCATCCCCTTCCACTCTTTTAGGTGTATTGGCAAGTCCACATTTCTCGTTAAGCTCTTGA